In Desulfuribacillus stibiiarsenatis, the genomic window ACTTCCAATGCTGCAATCTCAGGATCAGCATGACGTTCCCCAATATTGCGTAACAGCGATTTCTTCGCGAGTAGTGCTGATTTCTCAAATGTTCCACCAATCCCTACTCCTACAACGATTGGAGGACAAGGGTTAGGACCCGCTTCTCTGACTCGCTGGATTACAAAATTCTTAACACCTTCTACTCCATCAGCAGGCTTCAACATCTTAATACCACTCATATTCTCGCTACCGCCACCCTTTGGAGCGATAGTAATCTTCACTTCATTGCCAGATACTAAATCGATATGTATTACAGCGGGAGTGTTATCCCCTGTATTCTTGCGATTTAGCGGATGCTCTACAATGGACTTTCTTAAGTATCCATCCGTATAGCCTTGTCTTACCCCTTCATTAATAGCATCCGTCAATGTTCCACCTTGGATATGAACATCCTGGCCTAACTCCACGAAGAATACCGCATATCCAGTATCTTGACACATTGGTACGCGCTCATTTTTTGCAATTTCAGCGTTTTCCAATAATTGCTCGAGAATTCCCTTGCCAGTTGGACTTGCTTCACTCTCATGGTAGCTCTTGAAAGCGTCGACGACATCCTGGCCTAAATCATAGTTCGCTGTCATACATAATTCTTTTACTGCTGCCGTGATTGAATCTACATGAATTTCCTTCATAGACCTCACCCCATCTTTGTAAAATATTATTGTATTTTATATAACAAATAATCTATTAGTACGAATATTATCTCAGCGGCGTTACTATTACTCCCACTTCTACAGAATGGTTCTTCTATTTTTAAAATAATTAGAACCATAACGTACCCTTAGGTGAAAGTGAGTGATAAGTGCCGCCAAGCTTCGAAATAAGTGCAACTAAAGTTCAGTTGGAATAAAAACTCCATCTGAACTAAGTTTTCTTTAAGAATATTATTAACGGAAAAATCCCCGGGAAAATCCCCGGGGTATTCATTTGATGTAGATTAGTTGCAAGCCTTTAAAGTCTCATGCACCATGTCAGCAGACTTTTGTAACGCTTGCTTCTCTTCCTCAGTAAGTTCGATTTCAATAATTTTCTCTACGCCGTTACCACCTACGATAGCAGGCACTCCAAGATATATACCGTTTTGACCGTATTCACCTTCTAAGTACGCAGCCACAGGTAAAATGCGTTTCTTATCTTTAAGGATTGCCTCCACCATTTGAATTGTCGAAGAAGCTGGTGCAAAGAATGCACTTCCTGTCTTCAATAAATTCACGATTTCAGCTCCGCCTTTACGCGTTCTCTCAACAATCGCATCTAAACGATCTTTAGGGATTAATGTTTCAATTGGGATTCCACCTGCATAGCTATAGCGAACAAGTGGTACCATTTCATCACCGTGTCCACCAAGTACGAATGCACTAACATCCTCAAAAGAGATATTTAATTCACGAGCAATAAATGTACGGAAGCGAGCAGAATCAAGTACTCCAGATTGTCCCATTACTCTATGCTTAGGGAAACCACTAGCTTCTAAAGCAACCTTACACATTACATCCAGCGGATTTGTTACTACCACTATGTACGCATTTGGCGAATACTTAACAGCTTCAGCTGTTACATGGCGAATGATTTGAGAATTCTTTTGCACTAAATCTTCACGAGTCATACCGGGCTTGCGTGCAAGTCCTGCTGTTATTACAATTACATCAGAATCAGCAGTGTCTTCGTAGTTGTTAGTTCCCACGATAATTGAATCAAAGCCTTCTACTGGCGCAGCTTCCATAAGATCTAAAGCTTTCCCTTGTGGTACCCCTTCTACTACGTCAACAAGCACGATATCCCCAAGCTCTTTACTTGCTGCCCAATGTGCTGCAGTAGCACCTACGTTTCCAGCCCCAATAATCGTAATCTTATTTCTCTTCATCATTTCGCCTCTCCCTTTATATTAATCTTGAAAATCATCTATAAGAATATATTACTACTGATAAGAGTACTAAGCCAAGATAATTATTTGAATATTATAAAGAAACTTGACATTCGCCAAGCTTTCGCGAAGAGAATGTCTTAGTTGCACTTATTTCGCCTAAGATAAATTTTTTATAATCGCATCAGCAAATTCAGATGTCTTTAACTCAGTAGCTTGGTCCATTTGTCTCGCTAAGTCATAAGTGACTGTCTTTTGTTGAATTGCTTTTTCCATAGCTTCGGTAATCATGGAAGCTGCTTCTGTCCATCCAAGATAGTCGAGCATCATCACACCCGAAAGAATCACAGAGCTTGGGTTAACCTTATCAAGACCCGCATACTTAGGTGCTGTTCCATGCGTTGCTTCGAAAATCGCAATATGATTGCTGATATTTCCACCTGGAGCTAGTCCTAAACCACCAACCTGTGCAGCTAGAGCATCTGACAAATAGTCTCCATTTAGGTTAAGCGTTGCTATAACATCATATTCTTCTGGACGAATTAACGCCTGCTGGAACATATTGTCAGCAATGCGATCTTTTACAACGATTTTGCCTTCTGGGACTTTCCCATTATATTCATTCCATAGTTCATCTTCTGTGATAATGTACTCGCGGAATTCTTGAGTAGCTACTTCATAGCCCCAATCTTTAAACGCGCCTTCCGTGAATTTCATGATGTTTCCTTTATGAACTAACGTAACACTACTACGCTTTAAATCAATAGCATATTGAATCGCTTTACGCACAAGACGCTTACTACCTTCAATAGAGACTGGCTTAATTCCAATACCAGAGTCAGGACGGATGTTCTTACCAAACTCCTCATTGATATAGGCAATGATTTTCTTCGCTTGCTCGCTACCTTCGCTCCACTCGATACCAGAGTATACATCCTCGGTATTTTCACGGAAAATCACCATATCTACCTTTTCAGGCTCTTTCACAGGGCTAGGTACTCCTGTAAAATAACGAACAGGACGAACGCATGCGTACAAGTCTAAAATTTGTCGAAGAGCAACATTTAAAGAACGAATCCCTCCACCTACTGGAGTCGTTAATGGTCCCTTAATTCCTACTATGTATTCCTTCATTGCTTCAATCGTCGCATCAGGCAACCATTCACCTGTTTCGTTCTTCGCCTTTTCACCAGCTAAGACTTCTTTCCAAGCAATCTTCTTTTCTCCGTTGTATGCCTTTGCTACAGCCGCGTCAAACACGCGAACAGACGCGCTCCAAATGTCTGGCCCGATTCCATCTCCCTCAATAAAAGGAATAATTGGATTGTTTGGAACGTTTAACTTACCATTTTGAATCGTTATTTTTGAACCTGTCAAGATGATTCCTCCCTATCCTCAGTGAAACACATGATTTGTGATACTCTGTTTCATTAGTTGAAAATTATATCGTAAAAATCGCTTTTTATCAACCGCTAAACATCGCATAAATCCGCATGAATATCACCGCAATTCCAGCACCAATTAAAGGTCCGACTGGAATCCCCTTTAGAAAAATGACTCCCAAAATCGTCCCTATGACTAATCCACCCGTAAGCTGCGGGTCATTCTTGAGTAAGTCAACTCCAGCACCACCAAGCATTGCTACTAATAATCCGGATATAATTACAATCCAACCTTGTGGAGATTGCAAGGTATCCGAGAGCTGCCGTAACTCCACTTCACCAGTGGCAATCGGAATTAAAACGGCTATGGTTATAATAATAATTCCCACATTTAATCCATGACTCTTCAACCAAGGAAAGATATATGGTGATAAAGTTGTCCAACGAATCAACAGTAAAACCGCTACAGCCACTACCACAGATTGATTCTTACTAAGTAATCCCAAACCAAGTAATAGGATTAAAAATATCGATGCTTGAGACATATGTTCACCTCTAAATTGATTTACTGAATGCTATACTATATGGTATTGTTTTTATATGCTTAAGCATAATGAATGGATTATAGTTTCTCAAAAACAGAAAGAAGGATACTATTGGCACCGTTATCAGACATAAACAAAACGTATATCTCTTTAATTCTATCAACCTTTATATGGGGAAGTGCATTCATTGCCGCAAAGGTTTCCGTTGCGGTGTTTCATCCCTTTACCGTCGCGTTCCTACGTTTTTTCGGGGCATCGATTGTACTATGGATTGTCATGACACTTCGAGAGCCCAATCGACCGAAGTTAGCCAAGCAAGATATTATAACATTTACCATTTTAGGGCTTGTGGGAATCTACGGCTATAATGTCTTATTCTTTTATGGCGTAATGCTTGCACCTGTTACGAAAAGCTCATTAATGATCGCAACAAATCCAATATTTATTGCTATTTTATCTGTTATTGTACTAAAAGAAAAGTTGCGTCCACTACAATTTTTGGGTGTCCTGTTGGGAATCGTAGGTGCCTTTGTGATTATCACGAATGGCTCCATCCTATCATTCTTTGAAGCTGGAGTGACAAAAGTAGACTTCATTCTTATTGGTGCCGTCATTTGTTGGGCGATTTACTCGATTGTTGGGAAAATTAGTTTACAGCGGTTTTCACCACTCGTATCAACGACATATGCGTGTATTGCAGGCACATTCTTTCTGTTTGTCTTTTCTTTACCACAGATTATGAACGAACAATATTCAAATGCTAACATTACCGTATGGTCAGCGATTGTCTATATGGCTGTTGTCGTGTCCGCCTTAAGCTTTGTTCTTTGGTATGATGGTATCCGTGTAGTTGGCGCTGCGAAAGCTGCATCTTTTATTAACTTAATGCCAATTTCAGCAGTTACACTAGCTGTCTTAATATTCGGAGAAAAGTTATCGATTTATCAATTCTATGGGGCAGTGCTTATCATCATAGGAGTATATTTGAGTAATCGTAAGTATTCTACAAAACCTCTTGTTAACCAAGAACAGAATATCAAATTACAGGATTCTTAGTCTCATAATCAATGAATGCAAGTCTTCTCGATATAATCAGATATGAGATAGTCTATTATAGTACATGGAGGTGAAAATGGTGTTCACAAAAAGAAATGGCGTAATTTTACTTCGATTGCTTATATTGTTATTGATTTTGTCCATTATAGGATATTTGTTTGTGCATTTATTTGCTATCTTCTTACCTTTTATTTTAGGAACTTTCGTTGCTTTTCTTATGGTTCCATTAATTAATGTTTTGGAAAAACGATATCGGATGCATCGGTCCGTAGCAACTCTAATCATCTTATTATTATTCTTAGTAGTTGGGACAACCTTTATTACCTTAATTACGGCGCAAATTATCTCTGAAGGAATTAAGCTTGCTTATCAGCTACCAAATTATATTGCGGCCAGTACGGAATATATGCAGGAATTATTAGTACAAGAGTATTTTGTCGATTACTTTGATACTCTGAATGATTATTATCAAGGCTTACCAGCAGAAGCGCAACACAATATTATGATGACTATTCAAAGCAATTTCCCTAGTTTAGTGGATCAGGTGCAGGCATTTATTAAAACCGTGCTCACGGATACAGTGCGTATCGTAGGTGGTATACCGGGGACTTTAACTATCGTTGTAGTGGCGATTCTAGCAGCATATTTCATAGCAAAGGATTGGAACCTCTATAAAGCCAAACTACAAGAGCGTCTCCCCGAGGAAGTTTCTGATAAAGGAGCGATTGTATACCATCAGCTTGTGAAAGCTTTCGGCGGCTATATCAAAGCCCAAGCAATTCTAGTAAGTGTCACAGGGGTTATCGTTATTATTGGACTGATAGCACTAGATGTAGAATATGCGTTTACGCTAGGACTAATCTCTGCATTTCTTGATATCTTACCTTACATTGGTATTGGACTACTGTTTGTTCCTTGGGTTATATATCTCTTTATCTTCGGGCAATACAAGCTTGCCATTGGCCTTTCTGTACTTTATCTAGCGATTGCAATTACAAGACAATCAATTGAACCGCAGATTCTATCTTCTAGTGTTGGAACGAAGCCCTTACCGACATTAATCGCATTATATGTTGGTCTGAAAACTTTAGGGGTATTTGGACTCATCATGGGGCCCATCATACTCGTACTATTGACTACCTTGTATAAAGCAGAAGTATTCCATGACATATGGAAAGTGGTAAAAGAGTAATACTCTTTTACCACTTTTTGTATATTAGTATGTTCCCAGAACGCAGGATGTTTGAAAACCATGTTCTCATCCATAGTTTTAAAATCCCCCTGGACGTCGGTATTAACAAAAGAAACCCTACAACATCTGTTACAAACCCTGGAGTCAATAAAAGTAACCCACCAACCAGAATGGCTAAGCCATCTAATATTGCCTCGCCCGGAATCCTTCCTTGCTGTAAATCTAATTGTGCAAGTAATAACGTCTGTCTTCCTTGACTTTTTGCCAAATATGCTCCTAAAAAGCCTGTGAATATGATGAATCCAAGGGTAGTCCAAGCGCCGAAGATTTGACCAACTTTAATAATAACATAAATTTCTAAAGCAGGAACAAGTATAAACAGTAGGGTAAGTAGTCTTAGCATTGTGCACCCCCCCATAGTTGTTCAATGATTCGCGCCAATTGCGGATACTTTCTTTGTATGCTGATTGGTCTACCATTTTGAATCAATGCATGTGTTGTATACCCTGTCGCCAGTAGCTCTTGTCTCTCTTTATGAACCACTTTGTAGGTAAAAACAAGCTTTACACCTGTAAAATCATGAATCGCTGTATGAATCTCAACAATGTCATCATATTTCGCAGGCTTTACATATTTACAGTATAAGTCCACGACAGGCATCATGATTCCATCTTCTTCTAAACTCTTATAGCTAATGCCATGGGTCCTCATGAAATCCGTCCGAGCCACTTCAAACCATATGGCATAATTCGAATGGTATACTACTTGCATTTGATCTGTTTCCTGATATCGAACGCGCAGTTCTGAATAGTTATGACCTGTCATGTAGTACTCCTTCCCACGGTTAGCAATTATAGTATATTTGCTCTACCTGAGTAGATTACGCCGCGCGATGCATCTACGGTAATTTCATCACCATTTTTCACTTTATGTAAAATTCCTCGAACACCTACAATGACAGGTATGCCTAAGCTAATACCAACGATGGCCGCATGTGATGTGATTCCAGCTTCCTCAGTGATAATCGCACTCGCTTTTTCTATGGCTGGCATAAGATCTTTCTCAGTAGCGTATGTGATTAGAATTTCTCCTTCTTTCATCTCATCACAGGCAGTACTATTGACTTCACATACACGAGCAATTCCACTTACACTCTTCTCACCAACACCAGTCCCTCTTCCAATGATTTCACCCATAATATGAACCTTCATTAGATTCGTAGTTCCTGACTGCCCTACTGGTACACCGGCAGTGATAATAATCAAATCACCGCTTTTAATATATTTCGAATGGTCTACAGCTTCAATCGCAACTCGGAACATTTCGTCCGTAGAATGGGTTTCCTTGCCTAATACAGGCTGTATTCCCCAGGAAATAAGCAATTGTCTGCTCACCAACGGATCTGGTGTAACCGCTATAATCTGACATGCTGGACGAAACTTCGATACCATTCTAGCTGTATATCCACTAGATGTTGATGTGACTACTGCTTTTGCATGTAGTTCGTGGGCGACATTCGCGACAGCATAACTGATTGCGCTAGTAACGGATGATGGAAGAATGCATTGATAGTCGGCACGCAAGTTATTCTTATAAATATTCGAGTTTTCTGTTGTTTCTGCAATTTGAGCCATGATAGAAACTGCTTGCAATGGATAATCGCCGGCAGCCGTCTCACCAGATAACATAATGGCGTCTGTTCCATCGAGGATTGCATTAGCTACATCGCTTGCTTCTGCCCTTGTTGGTCGAGGATTGCGCTGCATAGAATCAAGCATTTGCGTAGCCGTTACAACTGGCTTACCAGCTTCGTTACATTTTTTAATAATTTCTTTTTGCACTAGTGGGACTTGCTCTGGCGGAATCTCTACTCCTAAATCCCCACGAGCTACCATAATTCCGTCGGACACTTCGATAATTTCATCAATATTTACAACCGCTTCTGTGCTTTCAATTTTAGAGATAATTTGGATTTTCGAATTATGTTTCTCTAAAATCTCACGAATTTGTAACACATCAAGGGCTTTTCTAATAAACGAGGCAGCAATGAATTCTACATTGTTCTCAATCGCAAACAGAATATCTTGCACATCTTTTTCTGTAATACTTGGAAGTTGTGTGGATATTCCTGGAAGATTAATTCCTTTCTTGTTCTTCAATATTCCTGAGTTGATAATCTTACAATGTACCTCAGATGCAGCAATACTAACGACCTTTAATTCGATTAGACCATCATCCACAAGGATCGTATCGCCAACCGATAAATCTTCAGCTAAATGGTCATACGTGATTGCTACCTTTTCCTGTGTTCCTATAAAATCGCCTGGAACTAATGTGATCATTTCACCTGACTTTAACTCTACCTTCCCATCTACTACTTCCTTCGTACGAATCTCTGGGCCCTTCGTATCTACCATAATCGCAACAGGAATATTTACTGATTGGCTAACTTTACGAACAAGCTCGACTCGACGTTTGTGTTCTTCATGGGATCCATGAGAGAAATTTAACCTTGCGACATTAATGCCTGCTTTAATGATTCCTCTTAATGTTTCTAGTGAGTCTGTAGCTGGTCCTATTGTCGCGACTATTTTTGTCTTTCGCATAATGTACCTCCAACATTGATACTGAATATCTTCATTCTTTCTTTCAAGTGTAATATAAAAATGTGAATGGTGTATGTATGTTTCTTATTGTTTTAGTTAATATTAAATGTTTTGTTACGCAGTTTTCTATTATGGTAACCTAAATGGATAAAATTTTCGATAATTCATATGCATCTAGGTCAATTTTCGGTTTTTCCGAAAACGCTTGTTCAAAAGGTACTCCTACAATATTCTGGTTCACTATTGAAACCATTAAGCCCGATTGATTATTCAATAGTAAGTCTACTGCTTTACCACCCATCAGACTTGCTAACCATCGATCGTATGCTGTTGGCGAACCCCCTCTTTGTACATGCCCTAAGACAGTAACACGCGTATCAAGTCCAGTCGATTGCTTAATCCGTTCTGCAATCGCTTCTCCAGATCCAATTCCTTCTGCCACAATAATGATACTGTGTTTCTTCCCTCGATTATGACCCTTCATTAGGCGATCAGTAATATCATCGTAGTCAAAGTCTCGTTCTGGGATAATGATAGATTCTGCACCACCTGCGAGTCCCGCACGTACAGCGATGTCCCCTGCACTACGTCCCATGACTTCTACAATAAATGTACGGTCATGCGAGCTTGCCGTATCGCGAATTTTATCAATGAGTGAGATTACTGTGTTCACGGCAGTATCGAAACCTATCGTCTGGTCTGTACCAGGGATATCATTATCAATCGTCCCTGGAATCCCAATTACACGGATTCCTAGTTTCGCAAGCTCCATAGACCCACGGAAAGAGCCATCCCCACCAATCACAATAAGCCCTTCAATGCCATTATTCTTGAGGTTATCAACAGCTTTTCTCTGCCCCTCTGGAGTTCGGAATTCTTCACTACGAGCCGTGTATAGTATCGTACCACCACGTTGTATAATATCTGCTACAGAGTGAACTTTCATCTCTTTCAAATCATTCTCAATAAGACCCTGATAGCCACGATATACACCAAAAACATTTAATTGATGAT contains:
- a CDS encoding fumarate hydratase yields the protein MKEIHVDSITAAVKELCMTANYDLGQDVVDAFKSYHESEASPTGKGILEQLLENAEIAKNERVPMCQDTGYAVFFVELGQDVHIQGGTLTDAINEGVRQGYTDGYLRKSIVEHPLNRKNTGDNTPAVIHIDLVSGNEVKITIAPKGGGSENMSGIKMLKPADGVEGVKNFVIQRVREAGPNPCPPIVVGVGIGGTFEKSALLAKKSLLRNIGERHADPEIAALEVELLTKINKLGIGPQGLGGTTTALDVFIDVYPAHIASLPVAVNINCHAARHKSVKL
- the mdh gene encoding malate dehydrogenase yields the protein MKRNKITIIGAGNVGATAAHWAASKELGDIVLVDVVEGVPQGKALDLMEAAPVEGFDSIIVGTNNYEDTADSDVIVITAGLARKPGMTREDLVQKNSQIIRHVTAEAVKYSPNAYIVVVTNPLDVMCKVALEASGFPKHRVMGQSGVLDSARFRTFIARELNISFEDVSAFVLGGHGDEMVPLVRYSYAGGIPIETLIPKDRLDAIVERTRKGGAEIVNLLKTGSAFFAPASSTIQMVEAILKDKKRILPVAAYLEGEYGQNGIYLGVPAIVGGNGVEKIIEIELTEEEKQALQKSADMVHETLKACN
- the icd gene encoding isocitrate dehydrogenase (NADP(+)) gives rise to the protein MLTGSKITIQNGKLNVPNNPIIPFIEGDGIGPDIWSASVRVFDAAVAKAYNGEKKIAWKEVLAGEKAKNETGEWLPDATIEAMKEYIVGIKGPLTTPVGGGIRSLNVALRQILDLYACVRPVRYFTGVPSPVKEPEKVDMVIFRENTEDVYSGIEWSEGSEQAKKIIAYINEEFGKNIRPDSGIGIKPVSIEGSKRLVRKAIQYAIDLKRSSVTLVHKGNIMKFTEGAFKDWGYEVATQEFREYIITEDELWNEYNGKVPEGKIVVKDRIADNMFQQALIRPEEYDVIATLNLNGDYLSDALAAQVGGLGLAPGGNISNHIAIFEATHGTAPKYAGLDKVNPSSVILSGVMMLDYLGWTEAASMITEAMEKAIQQKTVTYDLARQMDQATELKTSEFADAIIKNLS
- a CDS encoding DUF441 domain-containing protein, with amino-acid sequence MSQASIFLILLLGLGLLSKNQSVVVAVAVLLLIRWTTLSPYIFPWLKSHGLNVGIIIITIAVLIPIATGEVELRQLSDTLQSPQGWIVIISGLLVAMLGGAGVDLLKNDPQLTGGLVIGTILGVIFLKGIPVGPLIGAGIAVIFMRIYAMFSG
- a CDS encoding DMT family transporter produces the protein MAPLSDINKTYISLILSTFIWGSAFIAAKVSVAVFHPFTVAFLRFFGASIVLWIVMTLREPNRPKLAKQDIITFTILGLVGIYGYNVLFFYGVMLAPVTKSSLMIATNPIFIAILSVIVLKEKLRPLQFLGVLLGIVGAFVIITNGSILSFFEAGVTKVDFILIGAVICWAIYSIVGKISLQRFSPLVSTTYACIAGTFFLFVFSLPQIMNEQYSNANITVWSAIVYMAVVVSALSFVLWYDGIRVVGAAKAASFINLMPISAVTLAVLIFGEKLSIYQFYGAVLIIIGVYLSNRKYSTKPLVNQEQNIKLQDS
- the ytvI gene encoding sporulation integral membrane protein YtvI codes for the protein MFTKRNGVILLRLLILLLILSIIGYLFVHLFAIFLPFILGTFVAFLMVPLINVLEKRYRMHRSVATLIILLLFLVVGTTFITLITAQIISEGIKLAYQLPNYIAASTEYMQELLVQEYFVDYFDTLNDYYQGLPAEAQHNIMMTIQSNFPSLVDQVQAFIKTVLTDTVRIVGGIPGTLTIVVVAILAAYFIAKDWNLYKAKLQERLPEEVSDKGAIVYHQLVKAFGGYIKAQAILVSVTGVIVIIGLIALDVEYAFTLGLISAFLDILPYIGIGLLFVPWVIYLFIFGQYKLAIGLSVLYLAIAITRQSIEPQILSSSVGTKPLPTLIALYVGLKTLGVFGLIMGPIILVLLTTLYKAEVFHDIWKVVKE
- a CDS encoding FxsA family protein, whose amino-acid sequence is MLRLLTLLFILVPALEIYVIIKVGQIFGAWTTLGFIIFTGFLGAYLAKSQGRQTLLLAQLDLQQGRIPGEAILDGLAILVGGLLLLTPGFVTDVVGFLLLIPTSRGILKLWMRTWFSNILRSGNILIYKKW
- a CDS encoding acyl-CoA thioesterase; amino-acid sequence: MTGHNYSELRVRYQETDQMQVVYHSNYAIWFEVARTDFMRTHGISYKSLEEDGIMMPVVDLYCKYVKPAKYDDIVEIHTAIHDFTGVKLVFTYKVVHKERQELLATGYTTHALIQNGRPISIQRKYPQLARIIEQLWGGAQC
- the pyk gene encoding pyruvate kinase, whose protein sequence is MRKTKIVATIGPATDSLETLRGIIKAGINVARLNFSHGSHEEHKRRVELVRKVSQSVNIPVAIMVDTKGPEIRTKEVVDGKVELKSGEMITLVPGDFIGTQEKVAITYDHLAEDLSVGDTILVDDGLIELKVVSIAASEVHCKIINSGILKNKKGINLPGISTQLPSITEKDVQDILFAIENNVEFIAASFIRKALDVLQIREILEKHNSKIQIISKIESTEAVVNIDEIIEVSDGIMVARGDLGVEIPPEQVPLVQKEIIKKCNEAGKPVVTATQMLDSMQRNPRPTRAEASDVANAILDGTDAIMLSGETAAGDYPLQAVSIMAQIAETTENSNIYKNNLRADYQCILPSSVTSAISYAVANVAHELHAKAVVTSTSSGYTARMVSKFRPACQIIAVTPDPLVSRQLLISWGIQPVLGKETHSTDEMFRVAIEAVDHSKYIKSGDLIIITAGVPVGQSGTTNLMKVHIMGEIIGRGTGVGEKSVSGIARVCEVNSTACDEMKEGEILITYATEKDLMPAIEKASAIITEEAGITSHAAIVGISLGIPVIVGVRGILHKVKNGDEITVDASRGVIYSGRANIL
- the pfkA gene encoding 6-phosphofructokinase, which codes for MKNIAVLTSGGDSPGMNAAIRAVVRKGLYHQLNVFGVYRGYQGLIENDLKEMKVHSVADIIQRGGTILYTARSEEFRTPEGQRKAVDNLKNNGIEGLIVIGGDGSFRGSMELAKLGIRVIGIPGTIDNDIPGTDQTIGFDTAVNTVISLIDKIRDTASSHDRTFIVEVMGRSAGDIAVRAGLAGGAESIIIPERDFDYDDITDRLMKGHNRGKKHSIIIVAEGIGSGEAIAERIKQSTGLDTRVTVLGHVQRGGSPTAYDRWLASLMGGKAVDLLLNNQSGLMVSIVNQNIVGVPFEQAFSEKPKIDLDAYELSKILSI